GTCGCTCGGCGCGTTCGAGGATGCCACGTCCGGCGAGGACCCAAAGGTCAAGGCCATGATCGACCGTGCGGACATCGGCGGCGTGCAGGTGGTGGTGCCCTGGAAGGCCCTGGAGGAGAAGAAGGGGGAGTACAAGTGGTCGCGGCTGGACAATGCCCTGAAGTATCTCCAGGAACGCCACAAGAAATTGTTCGTCCAGGTTCAGGACCGGTTCTTCGATGTCGCCATGAAGGACGCCAAGGTTCCCCAGTATGTGAAGGAGGAGGGCGGGCTCGCGCCGACGGTCGACGAGAACCCTGACAACCCCACCACCCATGGGGCCATGGTCGCGCAGTGGAACACAGAGGTGCGAGCAGACTTCCAGGCCATGCTGAAGGCGATGGCGGAGAAGTTCGACGGCAAGCTCGCCGGGGTGAACCTTCCGGAGACCGCGGTCGAGGTGGACACCAAGCAGGATCAGACCAAGTACACCTCGAAGTCCTACATCGACGCCGAGATCGACAACATGCGTTACGGCAAGAAGGTCTTCACCAAGACGCAGTTCATCCAGTACATCAACTTCCTGCCGGATGACGACGACCACAAGCGCATGAAGGAGATGTTCGACCTCGCCAGGGACCAGAAGATCGGCATCGGAGGACCGGACACCCTGCCGGACCGGAAGTACCAGATGGAGAACTCCTACAAGTTCCTCCACGCATACAAGGATGCCCTTCCCCTCGTCGCGATGGCCGTCCAGGAACCCGACATCAAGGCCAAGGACCCCAAGACCGGTAAGCCGTTCACCCGCGAACGCTTCACCGACTTCGCCCACGACTATCTCGGTGCGCGCCAGATGTTCTGGACCACCGAAGCGGACTGGCTGCAGAAGCCCCCGGCATGACACATGCACGACTGCGGCTGCTCAGGCCCGTGTGAGTGACCGCGCTGTTCAGACGCGCGGCCCGTTCTGGTGCGCCGAGCTGCGGCGCTCGATGAGCAGGACGTCACCCCACACCCCGTGGTGGCGCCCGATGCGTTCACGGGTGCCCATCATGCGGAAGCCCGCCTTCCGGTGCACGGCCAGGCCGGCGGAGTTCTCGGGGAAGATCCCGGACTGGATCGTCGACCACCCCGGCGTACGCGCACCGGTCGGAGACCCTGGAGACGGCCACCCAGCCCAGCACCCGGCCGGCGGCCGGGGTCGAGGGCGGCGAACCGGTGGGAGGCCCGCAGTCACCGACTCCCGCCGCCGCGCACGCCTGGCCCGTGACACGGTGGCGGCCTTCGGCTTTCGGCCGTTGAAGTGCCCCTCCCGACCAAGTCGGGAGGGGCACGCGGAGCCGGTTCAGCCGGTGAGGGTCACGCAGGGCAGGCCCACGCTCGCGCCACCGCGGAAGCCCTCGGCGCAGAGCCGGGTGCCCGCCGGGAAGTGGCGTTGCGGATAGGCCTGGTCCCGGTAGGTCCGGAACGCGCCGACGTCCTCCGACTTGGTGCGGGCGCTCCAGCCGTTGGTGGTCCATACCCGGGCGCTGATGCGGTGGGGCTGGTTGGTGTTGACGACCGACACCTCCACCCTGCCCAGATAGGTGCCCGTGTCGTAGGTCTCGATGCAGACCGAGTGGTTGCACCACTTGCCCGCGGCCGCCGCGGGCGGTCCGGTGGCGATGACGCAGCCGATCGCCGCGGCCGCGGTGGCGATTCCCGCGGTGATCTTCTTGGTGATGCCGTGCATGGTGAGCGACCTCAGCATTCTTCCCCGCCCGTGTTGAGGCACCGGGATCCCATGGGTTCTTGCCTCCGGGGGCAGGGCAGTTGGGCGTCGTCGGATGCGTAGGGACCCGAAGGGGCCAACGCGCGGAAAGATCACGGGTTACGCCACGGCTCGTACGCCTCGCGTGCGTGTGAGCTCGCCCGCCGATGCGGTGTTCGCCATGCTGCGGGTCGGCAGCAGAACCGTGTTGTCACCCTTGACGAATGCGGGGGCGAAGTCGCCCTCGAGTGTCATCGTCAGCTGCAGGTCTCGCGCCTGGTGAGCGGTGGCACCGGGTTTGACGCCCAGGAGGCGGAGATCGTGCCGTATCGCGTGGACACGACGTGATGCACGGGTCACCCCTTCCTGGGCCTTCCTGGGCTAGGCGCGGTAGGCGCTGAGGGAGGCCGGTGTGAGAAGCAGCAGGATCCGTGGTCCGTCGGCCGGGTCCGCGGTACGGAAGGCGAACGAGGCTTCCGTGTAAAGCCCTTCGGTGCCGGTCTGCGCGAAGTACTCCTCGGCGTCGACGACGAGGCGGTGGCATTCCGCGGTGGTCAGGGGCCACGCGTTCGCATGTCCGTTGGCATCGACCGTGCCGGTGGCGACGTGGGCCCAGACGTCGCCCTGCCGGCTCTGAAGGGACAGCCGTAGCCCCGTGGCCGGCAGGCCGGTCCTGTTGTCGCGCACCTCGACCGAAAGGCTCACGCCGGCCTCACGGATGTGCATCTCCCACCACGCTTTGCCGACCGTCCCTCAACGCGCCGCCCCCATTCCACCAGTCCTCCACCGCAGAGAACCCCGCCGCGCCTTCCGCTTCCCACGCTCACCGGCCCGTTCCTACCCGCGGCCCTCACTCCGCAGCCCCGCCTCCCTACGGCTGTCGCAGCGCGTGCGTGCCTTCTGCGCCTCGGAGTGCGCGCCCCGGAGTATGGGAAATATTGACACTATCGGTGTGCAAGGCGTATTTCGGTTATACCGGAACTTATCGTGTTCGCATGACGGAACCGGCGCGGGAACCACACAGCAGCGGTGACGACCAGGTCAGCGTCGTCTACACCTGGCAGGTGGAACCGGGCAGGCAAGGCGACTTCCAGGAGTGGGCGCACGGCATCCAGCGGGTGGCCCGCACCTTCCCGGGAGAACTGGGCGTCACCTGGCTGCGACCGGAGGGCGACGGGAACCGCTTCCACACGGTCGTACGGTTCCAGGACACCGACAGCCTGGAACGATGGATGCAATCCCCCGAGCGCGCGGAGTGGCACGCCCGGCTCGCGGGCATCGCGCGTCCGGTGCATCCCCACCTCACGACGACCGGCATGGAGTCCTGGTTCACCGTGCCCGGCGGGGTCGCCCGGCCGCCCGCCCGCTGGAAGATGGCGTGCACCACGCTCCTGGCCGTGTACCCCTTCGTCCTTCTGTACACCTGGCTGGTGGCGCCGAACCTCCTGTCCTGGCCGGTTCCCCTGCGCGCCGCCGTTCTCCCCCTCGTGCTGTCCCCGACGCTGACCTACCTGGTCATGCCCGGACTCAGCGGGCTGTTCCGCCGCTGGCTCTACCCCGACACCCCCTGAGCGTCATGAGGCGGCTCATTCCGTGACGGCTCGCAGTGCGGCGCGGTCGGTCAGGGCCATCGCGCAGCCGTCACGGAGGACGACGGCTGTGTCCAGCCCGCGCTCGGTCAGCTCGGCGAGCGCTGCCGCTGCCGGTTCCCCGTAGCCGAAGTGGGGGAGGGGTGCGCCGAGCCGGTCGGCGACCGGGTCGGTGGGTGCGGCCTTGCCGTTGCGGAGGGCGGTTTCGAGTTCCTCCAGCGACACGGACCCCGTCAGCTCGGGAGCGGTCGGCCGCCGCTCGGGACCCACGGGGCAGGGGCCGGCCGGGCACACCGGGGGTGCGCCGGCGTCGCGCCCCGCCCGCAGGGATGCCAGGGCTTCGCCGACGGTGCCGCGGGTGTTCAGGTACGGCAGCGGCGGCGTGTGCTCGTCCGTGGGAGCCGCGTCCGCGACCCGGGGGTGCGTGGCGTCACCGTCCAGGAAGCCCAGGCGCAGCAGCCAGGCATCGTCGAAGTACTTCGAGAGGTACTGCCGCCCGGAGTCCGGGAGGATCACCACGACCAGGGCCTCCGGACCTGCCTCGGCGCCCACGCGCAGGGCCGCGGACAGTGCCGTGCCGGACGATCCGCCGACGAGCAGCCCCTGATCGCGTGCCAGTCGGCGGACGGCCTGGATGGCTTCGCGGTCCGCGACGGGCAGGACGCGGTCGACGACGTCCTGGTGGTACGACCGCGGCCAGGGGTCCTCGACGGTTTCCGCATGGCGGAAGTGCCCGGCGGCTTCGATTGAAGTACGGGCGGCCGTCGCCGCCGGAGTACACGGAGGACATGGGGTCGGCGCCGACCACTTGGACGGTGCCGCCGCTGACCTCCTTGAGATAACGGCCGGTGCCGCTGATCGTGCCGCCGGTGCCGATGCAGGACACCAGGTGGGTGATGCGCCCCTCGGTCTGCCGCCAGATCTTCGGCCCCGTCGTCAGATAGTGCGCCTCGGGGTTGGCGGGATTGTCGTACTGGGCGGCGAGCCAGCCTCCCGGCGTCTCCTCGGCGATGCGGGCCGCGGTATTGACCGGGTGGTCCGGGTGCTCGCGCGGCAGGCCGCCGGGCCTCATCACGACCTCGGCGCCGAAGGCCCGCAGGGTGGCGACCTTCTCGCCGCCGGCCCGGTCCGAGAGGACCAGCACGGCGCGGTAGCCCTTCCGGGCGGCCACCAGCGCGAGCCCGATCCCGGTGTTGCCGGAGGTGGCCTCGACGATCGTGCCGCCCGGCCGCAGCAGCCCGTCCCGCTCGGCCTGCTCGACCATGCGCAGGCCGATGCGGTCCTTGGAGCTGCCACCGACGCTCAGGTACTCCAGCTTGGCGTAGACGGCGGAGGCCGACCGTGCGGCGTCGCCGGTTGTACGCAGCCGGACCAGCGGCGTGCCGCCGACGAGATCGAGCACGGACTCGTGGACATCCATCCCGGCACCCTTACCAAGCGGCGCCCCGGGCAAACGGCGTCCCGACGGTATGCATGCGCGCCGTTACGTGCTGTGTGGAGGTGGGGGGCGGGATGTGAGGCCGCTCATGGGACCCAGATCACTTACGAACCCGGGTAGTGGACTCCAGATTCGGACATTTGGGTGTGAAGTGGGGTGGTGGGTGGGGTGTGCGGGGGTGTGTTGTTCGGGGGTGGGGTAGTAGGTCACACCTTTGCCAGCGGCTTTTCGGGCCGCTAACAATTGCCGAGTCGCATGGCGCCGTCGATCGAGACACGGCGCTTTCTTCGCGCCGATCCGGCCAGTGCGACTCACGCGATTGGAAGAGGTTCAGCCAGCATGCGCTCCACCACCACCGGTACCGCCCGTCTGACCACGGCCCACAAGCTCTCCGCCGCCGGCCTGACCGCTGCCGCGGGCGCTGCCGCCCTGGCCTTCGCCGTCACCCCCGGCCAGGCCGCCGAGACCCCCTCCATCGCTGTGAAGCCCGTCGCGTGGACCACCACCGACCTCGGCGCCCACGACCACACCGCGCAGCAGTCCGACACCGCCGCCGCGAAGGCCAAGACCCAGGCCAAGGCCGCGACCGACGCCGCTGACGCGAAGAAGAAGGCCGACGCCGCCGCGAAGGCCAAGGCCGACAAGACCCGCGCCGAGAAGCAGGCCGCCAGCCGCTCCGAGGCCCGCACCCCCGTGAAGCCCGCCGCCCCCGCCAAGCCGGCGGCCCCCGCGAAGCCTGCGGCTCCGGTGAAGAAGGCGTATGCCGACAATCTCGACGGGTGGATCAAGGAGTCCCTGGACATCCTGAAGTCCAAGAACATCCCCGCCAGCTACGAGGGCATCAAGCGCAACGTGATGCGCGAGTCGACCGGCAACCCCCGCGCGATCAACGACTGGGACATCAACGCCGCCAACGGCGTCCCCTCCAAGGGCCTGCTCCAGATCATCGACCCGACCTTCAAGGCCTACCACGTCGAGGGCACCTCCTGGGACCCCTACGACCCGGTCGCCAACATCACCGCCTCCTGCAACTACGCCGCCGACAAGTACGGCTCCATGGACAACGTCAACTCCGCCTACTAAGGGAGTCGACACCGCACGCCGAAGGGCGGCAGCACCCCACCCGGTGCCGCCGCCCTTCGGCGTATCCCCAAGCGGCCCGGGCCCCTCAGCCCCGGCCGTGACCCGGGCCCCTCAGCCCCGGCCGTGACCCGGGCCCCTCAGCCCCGGTCGTCTGTGTGGCCCCGCCCCCGCCCCGCCCCCGCCGTGGCCTAGTGGAACTGCTCCTCCTCCGTGGAGCCGCGCAGCGCGAGCGTCTCCGCGGCGGGGTTGAGCGCCGTGCTGACCTGGTCGAAGTAGCCCGTGCCGACCTCGCGCTGGTGCTTCACGGCGGTGAAGCCGTGCCGCTGGTCGGCGAACTCCCGCTCCTGGAGCTCCACGTAGGCGGGCATGCCGTGCTCCGCGTAGCCCCGGGCCAGGTCGAACATGCCGTGGT
The window above is part of the Streptomyces syringium genome. Proteins encoded here:
- a CDS encoding hydroxyisourate hydrolase, which produces MHIREAGVSLSVEVRDNRTGLPATGLRLSLQSRQGDVWAHVATGTVDANGHANAWPLTTAECHRLVVDAEEYFAQTGTEGLYTEASFAFRTADPADGPRILLLLTPASLSAYRA
- a CDS encoding antibiotic biosynthesis monooxygenase, encoding MTEPAREPHSSGDDQVSVVYTWQVEPGRQGDFQEWAHGIQRVARTFPGELGVTWLRPEGDGNRFHTVVRFQDTDSLERWMQSPERAEWHARLAGIARPVHPHLTTTGMESWFTVPGGVARPPARWKMACTTLLAVYPFVLLYTWLVAPNLLSWPVPLRAAVLPLVLSPTLTYLVMPGLSGLFRRWLYPDTP
- a CDS encoding transglycosylase SLT domain-containing protein — its product is MRSTTTGTARLTTAHKLSAAGLTAAAGAAALAFAVTPGQAAETPSIAVKPVAWTTTDLGAHDHTAQQSDTAAAKAKTQAKAATDAADAKKKADAAAKAKADKTRAEKQAASRSEARTPVKPAAPAKPAAPAKPAAPVKKAYADNLDGWIKESLDILKSKNIPASYEGIKRNVMRESTGNPRAINDWDINAANGVPSKGLLQIIDPTFKAYHVEGTSWDPYDPVANITASCNYAADKYGSMDNVNSAY